In Mixta intestinalis, the following are encoded in one genomic region:
- a CDS encoding MurR/RpiR family transcriptional regulator has translation MDLVWQLENSLQRLPQQQSRIARFVLENLQFSCSATLEQLAQQAGVSADTLSAFARSVGCRDMDDFMQQLRTLQQNSAETHRVQPAITGDVDYASTSSLEKLAAGAGVSPETVKRFARSIGREDFDDILFQIGKRLNELSQQEARVARTVLANVSFAASATIDQLASHAGVSPATITRFAKSVGCEDIRELRMKLAQASASHSRYMAPGGAAPLSAGERRLAEVQQALHQQLQQNSSSSYAEAAQLLHQARSVTIFTAGGSEAIYGLQVQQQLMAQGVTTTLSQEPHFIGVSAAMLNEDQALMIISLGEPDVNLRNAALLARSRHVPVVMLAAVGHPLADLADILLALPEDPLLARYGLLITLDLLRS, from the coding sequence ATGGATCTGGTGTGGCAACTGGAGAACAGCCTGCAAAGGCTGCCTCAGCAACAATCACGCATCGCGCGTTTCGTGCTGGAGAATCTGCAATTCTCATGCAGCGCCACGCTCGAACAGCTGGCGCAGCAGGCTGGCGTCAGCGCCGATACCCTTTCTGCCTTCGCCCGATCCGTAGGATGTCGTGACATGGATGATTTTATGCAGCAGCTGCGCACGCTCCAGCAAAATAGCGCAGAGACGCATCGGGTACAGCCAGCGATAACCGGCGACGTTGATTACGCCAGTACCTCTTCACTGGAGAAGCTGGCGGCCGGCGCGGGCGTCAGTCCTGAGACGGTGAAACGCTTTGCCCGCTCTATCGGACGCGAGGATTTTGACGACATTCTGTTTCAGATTGGTAAGCGGCTCAACGAGCTGAGCCAGCAAGAGGCACGCGTGGCGCGGACGGTATTGGCAAACGTCAGCTTCGCCGCTTCAGCAACCATCGATCAGCTGGCCAGCCATGCTGGCGTCAGCCCGGCCACCATTACCCGCTTCGCCAAGTCAGTCGGCTGTGAAGATATACGCGAGCTGCGCATGAAGCTGGCGCAGGCCTCCGCCAGCCATTCGCGCTATATGGCACCCGGCGGGGCCGCACCGCTTTCTGCCGGCGAGCGGCGGCTGGCGGAAGTTCAACAGGCTCTGCATCAGCAGCTACAGCAAAATTCCTCTTCTTCTTACGCCGAAGCGGCCCAGCTGCTACATCAGGCGCGCAGCGTGACTATTTTCACCGCAGGCGGCAGCGAGGCGATATATGGCCTTCAGGTGCAGCAACAGCTGATGGCGCAGGGCGTGACCACCACGCTCAGCCAGGAACCTCATTTCATCGGCGTCAGCGCCGCGATGCTTAACGAAGATCAGGCACTGATGATCATTTCCCTCGGAGAGCCAGATGTTAACTTACGCAACGCGGCGCTGCTGGCCCGTAGCCGTCATGTTCCGGTAGTGATGCTGGCCGCCGTCGGGCATCCGTTAGCTGACCTGGCCGATATCCTGCTGGCGCTGCCGGAGGATCCATTACTGGCGCGCTATGGCCTGTTAATAACGCTCGATCTGCTCCGTTCTTAA
- a CDS encoding PTS sugar transporter subunit IIB — protein MHIVLCCAAGMSTSMLVTRMKAEAEKRQLAVRIDAVPVAEFESIVDDADVILLGPQVQYEAPRLTALAAPLGKPVAVIDMMDYGTMRGDKVLDKALTLLPS, from the coding sequence ATGCATATTGTACTTTGCTGTGCTGCGGGCATGTCTACCAGCATGCTGGTAACCCGTATGAAGGCGGAAGCGGAGAAGCGGCAGCTGGCGGTGCGGATTGATGCCGTACCGGTGGCAGAGTTTGAAAGTATTGTCGACGATGCCGACGTTATTTTGTTAGGGCCGCAGGTGCAGTATGAAGCACCACGTCTGACAGCGCTCGCCGCGCCGCTTGGCAAGCCGGTTGCGGTGATCGATATGATGGATTACGGCACCATGCGTGGCGATAAGGTGCTTGATAAAGCGCTAACGCTGCTACCGTCCTGA
- a CDS encoding PTS lactose/cellobiose transporter subunit IIA — protein sequence MDQENIIMELLVHAGSARSHALSALRQAREGDFAAAEQSQQAARAAIGEAHRMQTTLIGMDEGSGKLKVTLILAHAQDHLMNAMLIQDLTADLIELYRRLPAPGEQHA from the coding sequence ATGGACCAGGAAAATATCATTATGGAGCTGCTGGTTCACGCTGGTAGCGCGCGCAGCCATGCGCTTTCAGCGTTACGGCAGGCGCGAGAAGGCGATTTCGCTGCGGCGGAACAGTCACAGCAGGCCGCCCGCGCCGCAATCGGTGAGGCACATCGTATGCAAACCACATTAATCGGTATGGATGAGGGCAGCGGTAAGCTGAAGGTGACGCTGATCCTGGCGCACGCCCAGGATCACCTGATGAACGCGATGCTTATTCAGGATCTGACCGCTGACCTTATCGAACTTTATCGTCGTTTACCTGCTCCAGGAGAACAGCATGCTTAA